One Brassica napus cultivar Da-Ae chromosome C4, Da-Ae, whole genome shotgun sequence genomic region harbors:
- the LOC106350800 gene encoding U-box domain-containing protein 36-like, which produces MNCAKLNHYAANETRSLKPVDYQGNYDLTFLNVQTFILTKTRTITSNSLVGSLKIRTLSIILSFLYIYISLCDKAINKLLLIDQILFLQNTLFLYLDWSEITLKIALQETVKTVGSLRFCGSESVETSKRDMVMDDKIYVAVTGRDLENKSSLVWAIQNSGGRGFCIVYVQKLRLCRKEKERAHKIVDKYLNICRQMQVSAETIYIEMDSVEEGILQLISNRGVKKLVMGAAADRHYSMRMRDLQSKKAIYIRREAPATCHIWFTCKGYLICSREGRRRDDLYLECASSNSLSQSKITKGTESFPSSSMVKDDDRIQVSDAIKRAKQSENVYISELKCKKETENALRTTKEELEKMIRKLQYKYTLSMEAVRRLRQEQEELKIELKEVSKLSSNRKNHGPPQYFICPITQDVMEDPHVAADGFTYEGEAISSWFEREHETSPMTNKSLPHTSLVPNLAPRSAIQEWLQASSS; this is translated from the exons ATGAATTG CGCAAAGCTTAATCACTACGCGGCTAATGAGACCAGGTCGTTAAAACCGGTTGACTATCAGGG AAATTACGATCTCACTTTCCTTAACGTTCAGACATTTATCTTGACGAAGACACGAACCATCACTTCAAATTCTTTGGTCGGCTCATTGaaaatcagaaccttatccattattttaagtttcctatatatatatatatctttatgtgATAAGGctataaataaattactacTGATAGATCAAATCTTGTTTCTGCAAAATACTCTGTTTCTTTATTTGGACTGGAGTGAGATAACATTAAAGATTGCGCTCCAGGAAACGGTGAAAACGGTCGGCTCTTTAAGATTCTGTGGCAGTGAATCAGTGGAGACTAGCAAGAGAGATATGGTGATGGATGATAAGATCTATGTAGCGGTGACAGGGAGAGACCTGGAAAACAAGTCTAGCCTCGTTTGGGCGATACAGAACAGTGGAGGCAGAGGGTTTTGCATCGTCTATGTCCAGAAACTGCGGCTTTGTAGAAAAGAGAAGGAGAGAGCACATAAGATTGTAGACAAGTACCTTAATATATGCAGGCAAATGCAG GTCAGTGCAGAGACGATATACATCGAAATGGATTCAGTAGAGGAAGGTATCCTCCAATTGATTTCTAACCGCGGAGTTAAGAAACTTGTCATGGGAGCAGCAGCTGATAGACACTATTCAAT GAGAATGAGAGACTTGCAGTCCAAGAAAGCTATTTACATTCGCAGAGAAGCCCCTGCTACTTGTCATATATGGTTTACATGCAAGGGATACTTAATATGTTCAAG GGAAGGTAGGAGAAGAGATGACTTGTATTTAGAATGTGCATCTTCAAATTCTTTGAGCCAATCTAAGATAACTAAAGGAACTGAAAGTTTTCCAAGCTCAAGTATGGTCAAAGATGATGATAGGATTCAAGTATCTGATGCAATCAAAAGG GCTAAACAGTCAGAAAATGTGTATATCAGTGAGCTGAAATGTaagaaagaaacagagaatGCACTGAGAACAACAAAAGAAGAACTTGAGAAGATGATAAGAAAGCTTCAATACAAATACACCTTATCAATGGAAGCAGTGAGAAGACTTAGACAAGAACAAGAAGAGTTGAAGATAGAGCTTAAAGAAGTATCAAAACTGAGTAGTAACCGCAAGAACCATGGACCACCTCAGTACTTCATATGCCCCATTACACAA GATGTGATGGAGGATCCACATGTAGCAGCAGATGGTTTTACATATGAAGGGGAAGCCAT